The DNA window CGCGGTCTTCGTCAAGAACGGCGAGGGGGTCCCCTTCGCCCCCTGGCACCTCGCCATGGTGCTGATCGGGGTGCTCCTGTCGGCGGCGGCCACCGAGGCGATGGGCATGCACTTCATCTTCGGTGCCTTCCTGTTCGGCGCGATCATGCCGCGCGAGAAGACCACGGTCCTGCGGACCGAGATCGAGGACCGCACCGGACAGGTCACCTCCCTGCTCCTGCCGGTCTACTTCGTGGTGGCCGGCCTGAAGGTCGATCTCGGTGCCCTGCGCGCCGGCGAGCTGCTCGAACTGGGCGTGATCCTCGTGGTCGCGGTGGCCGGCAAGTTCGGCGGTACCTATCTCGGCGCCCGCAGCCAGGGACTGCCGGCCCGGCCGGCGACGGCTCTCGGTGTCCTCATGAACACCAGGGGCCTGACCGAGCTGGTCATCCTCGGTGTCGGCCTGCAACTCGGCCTGCTCGACACCTCGCTGTACTCCCTGATGGTCGTCATGGCGGTGGTCACGACGGCGATGACCGGGCCGCTGCTGTCGCGCATCTACACCAAACCCGTGGAGGTCCCCCGCGTTCCCCGATCCGCAGACCCGGAACCCGCCGCCTCTTCGTCGGCCTAGGAGGGGAGGAGAGACCATGCGCCTGGTCGGACTGGACCGCGAACTGTCCGAGCTTTCCGAGCTGCTCCACGCCTGCGCCCGCGGCGAGGGCGGCGGCGCCGCGGTGATCGGCGGAGCCATCGGCTGCGGCAAGACGGAACTGCTCACCACCCTGAAGAACAAGGCGTCGGCGGAGGGCTTCCTGGTACTGGGAGCCGTCGGCTCCTGGGCGGAGCGCCGGTCGCCCGGCAGTGTGCTGAAGCAGCTGCTGCGGTCGGCCGGCGCTCCGCCGGGAGCCGCGGCGCTGCTCGACAGCGTCTGCCGGACCCGCGGGGCCTGCGCCGAGGAGACCGGCGACGTCCTCCAGACGCTGGACGCCGCCACCACGGACGCCCTGCACCAGTTGCGTGCCGAGGTCGTCCGGGCCGCCGAAGAAGTCCCCGTGCTGCTGTGCGTGGACGACGTACAGTTCACCGATCCGCTGTCCCTGCACTGGCTGCTCCAGCTGATCCGGCAGCTGCGGGAGGCGCGCGTGGTGCTGGCACTCACCGAGTGCCCGCTGTCCCGGCCCGCCCATCCGCAGCTGCACGCCGAACTGCTCCGTCAGCCCAACTACCTCGGTCTGACGCTCGGAACGCTGTCGCCGGACCTGGTCGCCACCCTGCTGGCCCGTCACCTCGGCACGGCCCCGGCCCGGAACTTCGCCGACCGGTGCCACAGCGTCAGCGGCGGCAACCCCCTGCTCGTCAGGGCCCTGCTAGAGGACTCCCGCCATGTCGACGGCGCGGCCACACCGGTGGTCGGGGACACCTACGGCGACACGCTGGTCAGCTGCCTGCACGGCGGGCGCCCCACCCTGCTGAGGCTCACCCAGGCGCTGGCCGTGCTCGACGGGGACATCCGCGCGCCCGGCCTCCTGGCGCGGCTCACCGGCCAGGAGACAGCCGCCGTCGTCCGCGGCACGCGGGCGCTGGAGACGGCCGGTTTCCTCGACGGGATCCGGCTGCGGCATCCCGTCGCCGCACAGGCGGTGCTGGAGGGACTGAGCGCCGCCGAGCGGACCGCCCTGCACCGTGAGGCCGCGGTCCTGTGCTACGAGGAGGGCGTCGCCGCCACCCGGACCGCCCGTCACCTGCGGGCCTGCGCCGGGGAGGGCAACGGGTCCTGGCCGTGGGCGGTGCCCGTCCTGCGCGAGGCCGCCGAACGGCACCTGAACGCCAACCGGGTGGCGGATGCCCATTCCTGCCTGGAGGCGGCCCTGCGCTTCGGGGCCGACGACGGCGAACGGGTCGCCCTGCGGGCCCTGCTGGCCTCCACCGCCTGGATGCTCAACCCGTCGATCAGCGCCCCTCACCTCGGTGAGCTGGGCGTCGCCCTCAGCGACGGCCGGCTCCCGGTCCGCCACGCGCTGATGCTGGCCAAGTACCTGCTGTGGCACGGCCGGTTCGACGAGGCGGTGCGCGCCGTCGCGCAGATGGACGACCTGGACGAACACGCCGATCCGGGCTCCGCGGCGGAGGTACGGGCCACCTGGGAGCTGCTGTCCGTCACCTACCCGGTGGTCGTGGCCCCGGCGCGCGGCGGTCCGGTGAGCGACGATCCGCGCACGCTCGGAGCGATGGCGCTGTCGAGCGTGCTGGCGCACGGCCCCAGCGAGGCCGCGGTCGCCGACGCCGAGACGGCGATGCGCGCCATGCGGCTCGGCAAGCACACCCAGGAGTGGCTGATGTGCGCGGTGGCCGCGCTGTCGTTCGCCGACCGGCCGGACGCCGCCGCCAGCTGGTGCGACCACTGGCTGGAGGAGGCACGGGCCCGCCAGGTGCCGCTGTGGGCCGCCGAGTTCGCGTCGCTGCGGGCCGGCATCGCGCTGCGCCAGGGGGACCTGGTACGGGCCCGGACGCTGGCCGAGGCTGCGCTGGCCCAGGTGCCGGCGGACAGCTGGGGCGTGTGCATCGGAGGCCCGCTGGCCAATCTCGTGCAGGCGGCCACCGACACCGGGGACTTCGCGGCCGCCGCCGAGTACCTGGCGCAACCGGTGCCCGACGGCATGTTCTCAAGTCGTTTCGGACTGTACTACCTGCACGCCAGGGGGTGCTACCACATGGAGACGGGCCGCCCGTACGCCGCCCTCGACGACTTCACGCGCTGCGGCGAGCTCATGATGCGCTGGGGGTTCGACCAGCCGGCCCTGGTGCCCTGGCGCAGCAGCGCCGCGCGGGCGCACCTGGCCCTGTCGGACATGCCGTCGGCCCGTGAACTCGCGACGGAGCAGGCGGAACTCGCGGGGGAGGGGCTCTCACGGGCGCGCGGCGTCTCGCTGCGGGTGCTCGCCGCGACGAGCGGCCCCGCCGACCGCGCCGGTCTGCTGGCGGACGCGGTGGACAACTTCCGCTCCTGCGGCGACCGCTTCCAGCTCTCCGGGGCGCTGGCCGAGCTGGGCCGTACACACGCTCTCCTCGGACAGCCCTCGCGGGCCCGGGGCGCGCTGGACGAGGCGGATCTGCTGGCACGGGAGTGCGGGGGCGGTACGCCGTCGCCCGAACCGGGCCCGGGGAGCCTCGCGGCCGCGGCCGGCGGGAATGCGCTGGACCGGCTGAGCCGGGCGGAGCGCCGGGTGGTCGCCCTCGCCGCGCACGGCCGGACCAACAAGGAGATCGCCGAGAAGCTGAACGTCACCGTGAGCACGGTCGAACAGCACCTCACCAAGGTCTTCCGGAAGCTGGGAATCCGGACGCGGAGAGAACTGCCGGAGAAGTACTTCCTGGAAGCGGCAGCGAGATGAGCAGGCACCACTGGATATCGACGAGAGACAGGTGAGCGACTTGCCGCGCACGGATTCGAAGCACAAGCCGAGCGACCAGTACGACGTGGCGATACTCGGCAGCGGAATGGCCGGTGGCATGCTGGGTGCGGTACTTGCCCGAAACGGTGTCAAGGTCCTGCTGCTCGACGCGGGAACCCACCCGCGATTCGCCGTCGGTGAATCCACCATTCCTTACACCTCAGGTATGACGCGGCTGATCGCCGACCGGTACCAGGTTCCCGAACTGAAGGCGCTTTCCAGCTTCAAGGGAATCCGGAAGGAGGTGTCCCGCAACTGCGGGCAGAAGCAGAACTTCGGATTCGTGTACCACAGGGAGGGGCAGCCGCAGAACCCGGCCGAGGTCAACCAGCTGGTGGTTCCCTCGGCCATCAGGACCGAGACGCACCTGTTCCGCCAGGACATCGACGCGTACCTCTTCCACCTCGCCGTGAAGTACGGCGCGCACCCCCAACTGGCGACCCGCATCGCGGACATCGAGATCGACCCGGCCACCGGCGCCGTGCTGCGCACCGAGCAGGGCAAGGAGTTCCGCGCCAGCTACGTGGTCGACGGCAGCGGCTTCCGCTCGCCGCTCGCGGAGAAGTTCGACCTGCGCGAGACACCGACGCGGGCGCGCACCCACTCCCGCAGCCTCTTCACGCACATGGTCGGGGTACGTCCGTACGACCGCTCGCCCAACGGCCGGCAGCACCAGCAGCCGAATCCGTGGCACAACGGCACGCTGCACCACGTCTTCGACGGCGGCTGGCTCTGGGTCATCCCGTTCGACAACCACGAGGAGTCGCTCAACCCGCTGTGCAGCGTCGGCCTCACGCTCGACCCCCGGGTCTTCCCCAAGGGGGACAAGACCCCTGAGCAGGAGTTCGACGACTTCCTCAAGCGGTTCCCCGAGATCGCCTGGCAGTTCCAGGGCGCCAAGGCCGTCCGCCCCTGGGTGTCGACCGGGCGGCTCCAGTACTCGGCCAAGCAGGTCGTGGGCGAGCGGTTCTGCCTCACCTCGCACGCGGCGGGATTCATCGACGCCCTGTACTCGCGCGGGCTGACGAACACGATGGAGCTGGTCAACGCGCTCGGCTGGCGGCTGATCGCCGCCTCCCGCGACGGCAACTGGTCGCTGGACCGGTTCTCCTACCTGGAAAGCCTCCAGCAGGGGCTCTTCGACTTCCACGACGACCTCGTCTACAGCTCCTTCGTGGGATTCCGCGACTACGAGCTGTGGAACGCCGTCAACCGCACCTGGATGCTCGGCACCATGCTCGGCAACGTGATGCTGGAGGACGCGTACTTCCGGTTCGACACCACCCGCAGCGAGCAGGTCTTCCACGAGCTCGAACAGAGCAAGCACCCCGGATCGCCGCTGCCGGTGAGCGCCGGATTCAACGAGATGGGTGTTCTCACCCGCGAGTTGTGCGAATCGGTGGAAGCCGGAACGCTCGCGCCCGGCGAGGCGGCGAAGCGAATTCTCCGGCACATCAGGGAGGCCGACTTCATCTCGCCCGGGTTCAAGCTCGGCCATGAGAGCACCCGTTGCTTCAATATGAGCCCCGCCAAAATGGCGATGAATGCCGTCTGGTCCCGCAGGGAAGCACCGCCGGAAATCGGCCAGCGGATGATCAACGCAAGCAAGGGGCTCGTACGGACACGGCTGCGCGACCTCAGGTGACCGCCCCTTGTCCCCTCTAGGGGGCGGTAGGGAACACCCCTGAAATGTCAGGGGTGTTCCCCTTGTCGGGTCCGTTATAAAGTCAAGTGCATTCCACAGATATTTGGTTGCGAGACAAGAGGGCGGCGAATGGACCCGAATTCAGATCACGACGCTGCGGACCTGATTGCCATCGTCGGCATGGCCGGCAAATTCCCGGGCGCGCCCGATGTCGACAGCCTCTGGACTCTGATGATGGACGGCCTGGACGGCATACGGCCCGTCCCGGCCGACCGATGGGACCGTTCGCGGCAGCTCGACCCGGAGAAGGAGATCCAGGCCGTCGGCGGCTTCCTCGACGGCGTCGACCGCTTCGACGCCGGCTTCTTCGGCATCTCGCCCCGCGAGGCCGAGGCCATCGACCCACAGCAGCGCCTGATGCTGG is part of the Streptomyces agglomeratus genome and encodes:
- a CDS encoding AAA family ATPase codes for the protein MRLVGLDRELSELSELLHACARGEGGGAAVIGGAIGCGKTELLTTLKNKASAEGFLVLGAVGSWAERRSPGSVLKQLLRSAGAPPGAAALLDSVCRTRGACAEETGDVLQTLDAATTDALHQLRAEVVRAAEEVPVLLCVDDVQFTDPLSLHWLLQLIRQLREARVVLALTECPLSRPAHPQLHAELLRQPNYLGLTLGTLSPDLVATLLARHLGTAPARNFADRCHSVSGGNPLLVRALLEDSRHVDGAATPVVGDTYGDTLVSCLHGGRPTLLRLTQALAVLDGDIRAPGLLARLTGQETAAVVRGTRALETAGFLDGIRLRHPVAAQAVLEGLSAAERTALHREAAVLCYEEGVAATRTARHLRACAGEGNGSWPWAVPVLREAAERHLNANRVADAHSCLEAALRFGADDGERVALRALLASTAWMLNPSISAPHLGELGVALSDGRLPVRHALMLAKYLLWHGRFDEAVRAVAQMDDLDEHADPGSAAEVRATWELLSVTYPVVVAPARGGPVSDDPRTLGAMALSSVLAHGPSEAAVADAETAMRAMRLGKHTQEWLMCAVAALSFADRPDAAASWCDHWLEEARARQVPLWAAEFASLRAGIALRQGDLVRARTLAEAALAQVPADSWGVCIGGPLANLVQAATDTGDFAAAAEYLAQPVPDGMFSSRFGLYYLHARGCYHMETGRPYAALDDFTRCGELMMRWGFDQPALVPWRSSAARAHLALSDMPSARELATEQAELAGEGLSRARGVSLRVLAATSGPADRAGLLADAVDNFRSCGDRFQLSGALAELGRTHALLGQPSRARGALDEADLLARECGGGTPSPEPGPGSLAAAAGGNALDRLSRAERRVVALAAHGRTNKEIAEKLNVTVSTVEQHLTKVFRKLGIRTRRELPEKYFLEAAAR
- a CDS encoding NAD(P)/FAD-dependent oxidoreductase; this translates as MSDLPRTDSKHKPSDQYDVAILGSGMAGGMLGAVLARNGVKVLLLDAGTHPRFAVGESTIPYTSGMTRLIADRYQVPELKALSSFKGIRKEVSRNCGQKQNFGFVYHREGQPQNPAEVNQLVVPSAIRTETHLFRQDIDAYLFHLAVKYGAHPQLATRIADIEIDPATGAVLRTEQGKEFRASYVVDGSGFRSPLAEKFDLRETPTRARTHSRSLFTHMVGVRPYDRSPNGRQHQQPNPWHNGTLHHVFDGGWLWVIPFDNHEESLNPLCSVGLTLDPRVFPKGDKTPEQEFDDFLKRFPEIAWQFQGAKAVRPWVSTGRLQYSAKQVVGERFCLTSHAAGFIDALYSRGLTNTMELVNALGWRLIAASRDGNWSLDRFSYLESLQQGLFDFHDDLVYSSFVGFRDYELWNAVNRTWMLGTMLGNVMLEDAYFRFDTTRSEQVFHELEQSKHPGSPLPVSAGFNEMGVLTRELCESVEAGTLAPGEAAKRILRHIREADFISPGFKLGHESTRCFNMSPAKMAMNAVWSRREAPPEIGQRMINASKGLVRTRLRDLR